In Anaerolineales bacterium, one DNA window encodes the following:
- the nirK gene encoding copper-containing nitrite reductase — MKALKSLSIAVLILAVLAACIPSSEVPVNTEYVLTTELRDGEFVYVGVNGDINGVVNPVLRARQGERITIMLVNSGWGTHDIVFPDLRVSSSKVSKQGETTSVTFTVPAKDVALEYHDSRHKKLGMNGVLLVGDASASVTANVQATGVVAEYTLESNLADGKMVFVGKGGEIDGQVNPDLKAGLGDTVKIHLISGEGAMHNFYLDELNVKSKDFMGGDSITVEFIASEEGTFDYYCAVPGHIQAGMVGKFIVGSGISIAQPSSGGGYASLSPQTVTVSAGPADANAVDIVRDPSDIPAPIGNRAPEKVIVELETVEVVGNLADGTTFNYWTFNGTVPGPFLRVRVGDTVEVHLKNLPDSMMAHSVDFHATTGPGGGAVATQTMPGGETMFTFKALNPGLYVYHCATPMVAHHIANGMYGLILVEPEGGLAPVDREFYVMQGELYTAQPFGTSGMLTDDIDKLLNENPEYFIFNGASMGLTSEEHMLHANVGETVRIFFGVGGPNFTSSFHVIGEIFDRVYDQASLTSNPLTDVQTTLVPPGGATMVEFKLEVPGRYILVDHALSRLERGLAGFLMVEGDDNPDIFEGTITEGSGH; from the coding sequence ATGAAAGCCTTAAAATCACTTTCCATTGCAGTCCTGATCCTCGCTGTTCTGGCTGCCTGCATCCCGTCATCGGAGGTCCCCGTAAACACCGAATACGTGCTGACCACGGAACTGCGCGACGGTGAATTTGTCTATGTCGGCGTGAACGGTGATATCAACGGAGTGGTCAACCCCGTTCTGCGTGCCAGACAAGGCGAGCGCATCACCATCATGCTGGTCAACAGCGGCTGGGGGACCCACGACATCGTCTTCCCTGACTTGAGGGTCAGTTCCAGCAAGGTCTCAAAGCAAGGCGAGACCACCTCTGTCACGTTCACCGTCCCTGCAAAGGATGTTGCGCTGGAATATCATGACTCGCGCCACAAGAAACTTGGAATGAATGGCGTCCTGCTGGTGGGCGATGCTTCGGCGTCTGTAACCGCCAACGTCCAAGCCACGGGTGTGGTCGCGGAATACACACTTGAAAGCAATCTGGCGGACGGCAAAATGGTATTCGTCGGCAAGGGCGGCGAAATTGACGGACAGGTCAATCCCGACTTGAAAGCCGGTCTCGGCGATACCGTCAAAATCCACCTGATCAGCGGCGAAGGCGCGATGCACAACTTCTACCTTGACGAACTCAACGTCAAATCGAAGGACTTCATGGGAGGCGACAGCATCACCGTGGAATTTATCGCCAGCGAGGAAGGCACATTCGATTACTACTGCGCCGTTCCCGGCCACATCCAGGCAGGCATGGTTGGAAAATTCATCGTCGGTTCAGGTATATCCATCGCACAACCCTCAAGCGGTGGTGGGTACGCCAGCCTCAGCCCGCAGACGGTAACCGTCAGCGCCGGTCCAGCCGATGCAAATGCCGTGGACATCGTCCGCGACCCGAGCGACATCCCCGCCCCCATCGGGAATCGCGCTCCTGAAAAAGTGATCGTCGAACTGGAAACCGTGGAAGTGGTCGGTAACCTTGCGGACGGCACCACCTTCAATTACTGGACCTTCAACGGCACGGTCCCCGGTCCGTTCCTGCGCGTGCGCGTGGGCGACACGGTGGAAGTGCACCTCAAGAACCTGCCCGACAGCATGATGGCGCACTCGGTTGACTTCCACGCAACCACGGGTCCCGGCGGAGGCGCAGTCGCCACCCAGACCATGCCCGGCGGGGAAACCATGTTCACCTTCAAGGCGCTCAACCCCGGCTTGTACGTCTATCACTGCGCCACCCCGATGGTCGCGCACCACATTGCCAACGGCATGTATGGCTTGATCCTGGTCGAACCCGAAGGCGGACTCGCTCCCGTTGACCGCGAGTTCTACGTGATGCAGGGCGAACTGTACACCGCCCAGCCCTTCGGCACCAGCGGCATGTTGACCGACGACATTGACAAACTGCTCAATGAAAACCCCGAATACTTCATCTTCAACGGTGCGTCCATGGGACTGACCAGCGAAGAGCACATGCTGCACGCCAACGTCGGTGAGACCGTGCGTATCTTCTTCGGCGTCGGCGGACCCAACTTCACATCGTCCTTCCACGTCATCGGCGAAATTTTCGACCGCGTGTACGATCAGGCATCCCTGACTTCCAACCCGTTGACCGATGTGCAGACCACACTGGTCCCGCCCGGAGGCGCGACGATGGTCGAATTCAAACTCGAAGTACCCGGCCGCTACATTCTGGTTGACCATGCCCTCTCACGGCTCGAACGCGGCCTGGCTGGTTTCCTGATGGTCGAAGGCGATGACAACCCGGACATCTTCGAAGGCACCATCACCGAAGGCAGTGGACACTAA
- a CDS encoding Crp/Fnr family transcriptional regulator has protein sequence MDQETQKIIRESVLFQDVSPQGFEQVLENGILRSVEGGGFFFMQGDPAAHAYVLVSGRVKMVQIAPNGQQIILRIMPPGQTFGGIAILKPHAGYPATSHAEEDSTAMAWDTAHLRELAKTEPSIAMNAMQLMHGYITELQERQQALVTGRVEQRIARILLKLAADSGKKVEEGVLIDMPLTRQDVAEMSGTTLFTVSRTMSEWERNGLLKIGREQVIIREPHGLVKIADDLAK, from the coding sequence ATGGATCAAGAGACACAAAAAATCATCCGCGAATCGGTTCTGTTTCAGGATGTCAGCCCACAGGGGTTTGAACAAGTATTGGAAAACGGAATCCTGCGCTCGGTGGAGGGAGGCGGGTTCTTCTTCATGCAGGGCGACCCAGCCGCCCATGCCTATGTGTTGGTGAGCGGACGCGTCAAGATGGTCCAGATCGCTCCCAACGGACAGCAGATCATATTGCGCATCATGCCCCCTGGTCAGACGTTCGGGGGAATCGCGATCCTGAAACCGCATGCGGGCTACCCAGCCACATCCCATGCAGAGGAGGACAGCACCGCAATGGCATGGGACACGGCACATTTGCGCGAACTGGCAAAGACCGAACCATCTATCGCCATGAATGCGATGCAATTGATGCACGGATATATCACCGAATTACAGGAACGCCAGCAGGCCCTGGTGACCGGGCGGGTGGAGCAACGTATCGCACGCATCCTGCTTAAGCTGGCAGCCGACTCTGGAAAAAAGGTCGAGGAGGGAGTCTTGATCGACATGCCGCTCACGCGGCAGGATGTGGCAGAGATGAGCGGGACGACGCTGTTCACGGTCAGCCGCACGATGAGCGAGTGGGAACGCAATGGCTTGCTCAAAATTGGTCGGGAGCAGGTCATCATCCGTGAACCGCATGGGCTGGTGAAAATCGCGGACGATCTGGCGAAATAG
- a CDS encoding PIN domain-containing protein — protein sequence MDEFSKRLTKAKVIGLDTPVFIYFLENNPRYAPLAQITINGIEKGKWQGVTSTITLMEITVRPWQLENEMVAREYEAVLVHFPNLSIVDVDRNVARAAAQLRAKYKASPPDALQVAASISYGANAFLTNDKRLSKLEDVIDVIVMNDFLE from the coding sequence ATGGACGAATTCAGCAAACGGCTAACCAAAGCAAAAGTCATCGGGCTGGATACGCCCGTTTTCATTTATTTTCTTGAGAACAATCCGCGTTATGCTCCGCTTGCTCAAATCACCATCAATGGAATTGAGAAAGGCAAATGGCAGGGCGTGACATCCACGATCACGTTAATGGAAATCACTGTCCGCCCGTGGCAGTTAGAGAATGAAATGGTGGCGCGTGAATATGAAGCGGTGCTCGTTCATTTTCCAAACCTGTCCATTGTGGATGTGGATCGAAATGTAGCGCGTGCCGCGGCGCAACTTCGGGCAAAATACAAAGCCTCTCCGCCCGATGCGTTACAGGTGGCGGCAAGTATCTCTTATGGCGCAAACGCGTTTTTGACAAATGACAAGCGTTTGTCAAAACTTGAGGACGTGATTGATGTCATTGTGATGAATGATTTTCTTGAATAA
- a CDS encoding IS5 family transposase (programmed frameshift), which translates to MNYKTIAHLKGSDFKRLTGVQRETFEQMLTVIEKGLRDFGRPPKLSRADQLLMTLMYWREYRTEFHIAQSYGVSEATVCRTIRKVEEALVRSKKFRLPGKKALQASDTVFEVVLVDVSEQPVERPKKGQKRHYSGKKKRHTQKAQVMADRKSTQIITTAFSHGSKHDFQLFKDDACEFSEHLRILADAGYQGLMEFHQNSQTPFKKSKYHALTKREKQSNRSLARKRIVIEHIFRKLKVFRILSERYRNRRKRFALRFNLIAAIYNLELNSI; encoded by the exons ATGAACTATAAGACAATCGCACATCTCAAAGGTAGTGACTTCAAACGGCTAACTGGCGTCCAGCGCGAAACCTTCGAGCAGATGCTCACAGTCATTGAGAAAGGGCTGCGAGACTTCGGGAGACCGCCAAAACTGAGCCGAGCCGATCAGTTGTTGATGACCTTGATGTACTGGCGAGAATATCGCACAGAATTTCATATTGCGCAATCCTATGGTGTCAGTGAAGCAACCGTTTGCCGCACCATTCGCAAGGTAGAGGAGGCCTTAGTCCGTTCAAAAAAGTTTCGTTTGCCTGGCAAAAAGGCACTCCAAGCCAGTGACACGGTGTTCGAGGTAGTGCTGGTTGATGTCAGCGAACAGCCAGTGGAACGTCCAAAAAAAG GCCAAAAACGGCATTACAGTGGCAAAAAGAAGCGTCACACCCAAAAAGCGCAGGTGATGGCTGATCGAAAAAGTACCCAAATCATAACCACCGCCTTTAGTCATGGAAGCAAACACGACTTCCAACTGTTCAAAGACGATGCCTGTGAGTTCTCTGAACATCTGCGTATTCTGGCAGATGCGGGCTATCAAGGATTGATGGAGTTTCATCAGAACAGTCAAACACCCTTCAAGAAATCCAAATACCATGCTCTGACGAAACGAGAGAAACAGAGCAATCGAAGCTTGGCACGGAAACGGATTGTGATTGAGCATATATTCCGTAAGTTGAAAGTGTTTCGCATTTTGAGCGAGAGGTATCGCAATCGTAGAAAGAGATTTGCTTTGCGCTTCAACCTGATTGCTGCTATTTACAACCTTGAACTCAACTCAATTTGA
- a CDS encoding ATP-dependent helicase — MTPNFTLRPSQTDILRYRGGKLGISAVPGSGKTFTLSALAAQIITGGMIEPDQDVLIVTLVNSAVDNFSARIGRMVEQRGLIPHLGYRVRTLHGLAHDIVREKPALAGLEERFQIVDERESEFIRREAANAWLASFQNQLDEYLSPDLDDSKRDWVRRQQLPDLVHSLALASIRSCKNLTLTPEELRRKLDSSPAPLPLAEMGAWIYDKYQQALRYRGAVDFDDLIALAYKILQMDPDYLARLQYRFPYILEDEAQDSSEIQENILRLLATNWVRVGDPNQAIFETFTTANPKLLKNFIASEADSRNELPVSGRSQQGIIDLANHLIDWTNASHPARACRDALSIPHIQPTSPDDPQPNPPAGPEGIRLIDKKFTPEEEIEAVVNSLKKWLPDNQNATAAILVPRNTRGFEVIEALKKHKIDYVDILASTNKTRVAAGAIANVIAYLADPASPRKLSLAYQVWRRDWRDDTSLRGGSSSEAYRDPTKQSPTDEGEIASTEEHRLAMTERKALLATASTLLRKVGEAEKFVAPSPDNDWLATLSESEADAQAVVSELSEFRVIVNRWLNAVTLPIDQLILTLAQELFTDAADLALAHKLALVLRQAADDHPDWRLPELTAELGVIARNERRFIGFSSDDSGFDPGAHKGKVVVTTMHKAKGLEWDRVYMLSVNNYDFPSLQPYDRYISEKWFIRSGLNLEAEALAQLKASLSTGEFDWYEEGAATHASREDYSRERLRLLYVGITRAKRDLIVTWNSGRKGDATPSLALSELMGWWESKK; from the coding sequence ATGACACCTAATTTCACCCTCCGCCCCTCCCAAACCGACATCCTCCGCTATCGCGGGGGCAAACTCGGTATTTCCGCCGTGCCGGGTTCGGGGAAGACCTTCACCCTCTCCGCGCTGGCGGCGCAGATCATCACCGGCGGCATGATCGAACCCGACCAGGACGTGCTGATCGTCACGCTCGTCAACTCGGCAGTGGACAACTTCTCCGCGCGCATCGGCAGGATGGTCGAACAGCGCGGACTGATCCCCCACCTCGGCTATCGCGTGCGCACACTGCACGGGCTGGCGCATGACATCGTCCGTGAGAAGCCCGCCTTGGCGGGGCTGGAGGAACGCTTTCAGATCGTGGACGAACGCGAATCCGAATTCATCCGCAGGGAAGCCGCGAATGCATGGCTGGCGTCCTTCCAAAATCAACTCGACGAATATCTCAGCCCCGACCTCGACGACTCGAAACGCGACTGGGTGCGCCGCCAGCAGCTGCCCGACCTCGTCCACAGCCTCGCGCTGGCGTCCATTCGTTCGTGCAAAAATCTCACGCTCACACCTGAAGAACTGCGCCGCAAACTCGATTCAAGTCCCGCGCCTCTTCCCCTCGCGGAAATGGGCGCGTGGATCTACGACAAATATCAGCAGGCATTGCGCTATCGCGGCGCAGTGGACTTCGACGACCTCATCGCGCTCGCGTATAAAATTTTGCAAATGGACCCCGATTACCTCGCACGCCTGCAATACCGCTTCCCCTACATCCTCGAAGATGAGGCGCAGGACTCGAGCGAAATTCAGGAGAACATTTTGCGCCTGCTTGCCACAAACTGGGTGCGCGTCGGCGACCCCAACCAGGCCATCTTCGAGACCTTCACCACCGCCAACCCAAAACTGCTCAAGAACTTCATCGCCAGCGAAGCGGATTCACGCAATGAACTGCCCGTCAGCGGACGCTCGCAACAGGGGATCATCGATCTTGCGAATCATCTGATCGATTGGACGAACGCCTCCCACCCCGCCCGCGCCTGCCGCGATGCCCTGAGCATTCCCCACATCCAACCGACATCTCCCGACGATCCCCAGCCAAATCCGCCCGCCGGCCCCGAGGGAATCCGCCTGATTGACAAAAAGTTCACGCCCGAAGAGGAGATCGAAGCCGTCGTCAATTCGTTGAAGAAGTGGCTGCCAGATAATCAGAATGCCACCGCTGCGATCCTGGTCCCCCGCAACACACGCGGATTTGAAGTCATCGAGGCGTTGAAGAAGCACAAAATCGACTACGTGGACATCCTCGCCAGCACCAACAAGACGCGCGTCGCCGCGGGTGCAATTGCCAACGTCATCGCCTATCTGGCAGACCCCGCCTCGCCGAGGAAGTTATCTCTCGCCTATCAGGTCTGGAGACGGGATTGGCGTGACGATACGTCGTTGCGAGGAGGGTCGAGTAGCGAAGCGTATCGAGACCCGACGAAGCAATCCCCAACAGACGAGGGAGAGATTGCTTCGACGGAAGAGCATCGTCTCGCAATGACAGAACGAAAAGCCCTCCTCGCCACGGCATCCACCTTGTTGCGCAAGGTCGGCGAAGCGGAAAAATTCGTAGCGCCGAGTCCAGATAATGACTGGTTGGCAACTCTGAGTGAGTCCGAAGCGGACGCGCAAGCGGTCGTCAGCGAATTGAGCGAGTTCCGCGTAATCGTCAACCGTTGGCTGAATGCGGTCACGCTTCCCATCGACCAGTTGATCCTGACCCTCGCGCAGGAACTGTTCACCGACGCGGCGGATTTGGCGCTGGCGCACAAACTCGCGCTCGTGCTGCGTCAAGCCGCGGACGACCATCCCGACTGGCGCCTGCCCGAGCTGACCGCCGAACTCGGCGTCATCGCCCGCAACGAACGCCGCTTCATCGGCTTCTCGTCGGACGATTCGGGCTTCGACCCCGGCGCGCACAAGGGCAAGGTGGTGGTGACGACGATGCACAAAGCCAAGGGACTGGAATGGGACCGCGTGTACATGCTGAGCGTGAACAACTATGACTTCCCGTCGCTCCAGCCGTATGACCGTTACATCTCGGAGAAGTGGTTTATTCGCAGCGGGTTAAATCTCGAAGCCGAGGCGCTGGCGCAGTTGAAGGCCTCGCTCTCGACGGGCGAATTTGACTGGTACGAGGAAGGCGCCGCCACACACGCCTCGCGCGAAGACTACTCGCGCGAACGCCTGCGCCTGCTGTACGTCGGCATCACGCGCGCGAAGCGCGATTTGATCGTGACCTGGAATTCAGGCCGCAAGGGCGACGCGACGCCAAGTTTAGCGTTGAGTGAGTTGATGGGGTGGTGGGAATCAAAAAAGTAA
- the tnpA gene encoding IS200/IS605 family transposase: MPYWKLYYHFVWGTKNRLPLITPILEPELYRAIAAKAKDMGGFVHGLGGVEDHVHLAVSIPPKLAPAKFIGDVKGNSSHFVNHVIKPDFEFYWQDEYGVLSFGEKNLPAVVRYIHDQKGHHADGTLIAAMEWMDES, encoded by the coding sequence ATGCCGTATTGGAAGCTCTACTACCACTTCGTTTGGGGCACCAAGAACAGACTGCCTTTGATCACCCCCATTCTTGAGCCTGAGTTGTATCGCGCCATTGCCGCAAAAGCAAAGGACATGGGCGGGTTTGTCCATGGCCTTGGCGGTGTCGAAGACCATGTGCATCTCGCCGTGTCCATTCCGCCGAAACTCGCGCCTGCGAAATTCATCGGCGACGTAAAAGGGAATTCATCCCACTTCGTCAACCATGTCATCAAGCCTGATTTCGAGTTTTACTGGCAGGATGAATATGGTGTCCTGTCTTTCGGAGAGAAAAACCTGCCTGCGGTGGTACGATATATCCATGACCAGAAAGGGCACCACGCGGACGGAACGCTGATCGCAGCCATGGAGTGGATGGATGAATCGTAG
- a CDS encoding AbrB/MazE/SpoVT family DNA-binding domain-containing protein: MATTSVKVSAKYQIAVPQIARKKLNIKKGDRLLVDVQDGVIVLIPEPKRYTNYLQGLHSEIWKGVDLQKYLDGERDAWTNSANG, translated from the coding sequence ATGGCTACCACCTCTGTCAAAGTTAGTGCGAAGTATCAGATCGCCGTTCCGCAAATTGCGCGAAAAAAATTGAACATCAAAAAAGGCGACCGTCTGCTTGTGGATGTGCAGGATGGTGTCATCGTTTTGATTCCCGAACCCAAACGCTACACCAATTACCTTCAAGGTTTGCACAGTGAAATCTGGAAGGGTGTTGACCTCCAGAAGTATCTTGACGGGGAGCGTGACGCATGGACGAATTCAGCAAACGGCTAA
- a CDS encoding fused MFS/spermidine synthase, producing MKNKSSITLYLFAALFLVSGAAGLIYQIAWERLLGLHFGVTMVSITLIVAAYMAGLGIGSLIGGRVARNLRNALLLYGILEVGIAVFGIFSPAVIVQIGQGMAGSHYALVFLISFIVLLIPTTMMGMTLPLLTQSFVKRVETSGQVIGILYGINTLGAAFGAALSGFLLVGMYGLNGSVYIAAFLNAFVGLCAFALVRWDRTQTVETESKQDVVPAPIAWGYGKILLSSFLVGFIGLGFEMLWVRVLMIVNKSTAYGFPSILFIYLLGLALGGAVWGRRADKSKDPVLLFCKIELSGAVLAAFTFLAFWWSLKYNPPWIHHFLETQKPGLPFVRIDHEWIFSRRALLAMLWQYFLPLLIIVLPTSFVLGGGLPVLDRLSINNPSLSGRRVGDIHLANIIGSVVGILVISFVLLPSVGTEWALKLLILSTFLFPLFYFLGKTIKSPRRSEYSLAGISLIALVGVLLLPRSGEFYTRLYFSGTGQETVISESGDSVLVLTYEPGSSRQTGLFWIGGEVNSFFPPKGIYEGRALACAGTSKPERILIIGFGGGYSALFYTALPDVKEIVIVELLGDIEPFLYGNLESARRTLDDPRITYIVDDGRRYLNAYPDEKFDLISIDPLREHTAGHNNLYSEEALRIYQNHLTSNGILCAWMQEKHIVPHTTATVFPFVDQFRSEFMIAGNNPIVYHAGYMEQAAESYKVLTGELYGPGGGITLSIDSTLDTFLRSREQILEDEKGMPILRDLHPRLEYYFLVKPVPQNIPTNPDQVENFKNRIQR from the coding sequence ATGAAAAACAAATCATCCATCACACTCTACCTCTTTGCCGCACTTTTCCTGGTCTCCGGGGCCGCAGGACTCATCTACCAGATCGCCTGGGAAAGACTGCTTGGACTGCACTTCGGTGTCACAATGGTCTCCATTACGCTGATCGTCGCCGCATACATGGCGGGGCTTGGCATCGGTTCGCTGATCGGCGGACGGGTCGCCCGCAACCTCAGGAATGCCTTATTGCTCTACGGCATCCTGGAGGTGGGAATTGCCGTTTTTGGCATCTTCAGCCCAGCGGTCATCGTGCAGATCGGGCAAGGCATGGCAGGCAGTCACTATGCGCTGGTCTTCCTGATCAGCTTCATCGTACTGCTCATTCCCACCACAATGATGGGAATGACCCTGCCGCTGTTGACCCAATCCTTTGTCAAGCGCGTCGAAACATCCGGACAGGTGATCGGCATCCTGTACGGCATCAACACCCTGGGCGCTGCATTTGGAGCCGCGCTGTCAGGATTCCTGCTGGTCGGCATGTACGGATTGAACGGCTCTGTGTACATTGCCGCCTTCCTGAATGCCTTCGTCGGATTGTGCGCCTTCGCGCTGGTCCGTTGGGATCGGACACAAACGGTTGAAACCGAATCCAAACAGGATGTGGTCCCTGCGCCCATCGCATGGGGATACGGAAAGATCTTGTTATCGTCTTTTTTAGTGGGCTTTATCGGCCTGGGCTTCGAGATGTTATGGGTGCGCGTGCTGATGATCGTCAACAAAAGCACCGCCTACGGCTTCCCTTCCATTCTATTCATTTATCTGCTTGGGCTGGCGCTTGGCGGCGCGGTATGGGGGCGCAGGGCGGACAAGTCGAAGGATCCCGTCCTGCTGTTTTGTAAAATCGAATTGAGCGGTGCAGTTCTCGCCGCCTTCACCTTCCTGGCATTCTGGTGGTCGCTCAAATACAACCCGCCCTGGATCCACCACTTTCTCGAAACGCAAAAACCCGGCCTGCCCTTTGTCCGAATTGACCACGAGTGGATTTTTTCCCGAAGAGCCCTCTTGGCAATGCTCTGGCAGTACTTCCTGCCCCTGCTCATTATTGTCCTTCCAACCAGTTTTGTGCTGGGAGGCGGCCTGCCCGTATTGGACAGGCTTTCCATCAACAACCCGTCCCTGTCAGGCCGGCGCGTGGGAGACATTCATCTCGCAAACATCATCGGCTCGGTGGTGGGGATCCTCGTCATCAGCTTTGTCCTGCTCCCAAGCGTCGGCACCGAATGGGCCTTGAAACTGCTCATCCTCTCCACGTTTTTATTCCCGCTCTTTTATTTTCTCGGCAAAACCATAAAAAGTCCGCGACGGAGCGAATATTCGTTGGCCGGCATCAGCCTGATCGCCCTCGTTGGAGTGCTTCTCCTGCCGCGCAGCGGGGAATTTTACACTCGCCTGTACTTCTCCGGCACCGGCCAGGAGACCGTGATCTCCGAATCCGGGGACAGCGTGCTCGTCTTGACCTATGAACCTGGCAGCAGCCGGCAAACAGGTCTGTTCTGGATCGGCGGCGAGGTCAACAGCTTCTTCCCGCCGAAGGGGATTTATGAAGGCAGGGCGCTTGCCTGCGCAGGCACATCCAAACCTGAGCGCATCCTGATCATCGGTTTCGGCGGCGGATATTCCGCGCTGTTCTACACCGCCCTTCCCGACGTAAAGGAGATCGTCATCGTGGAACTGCTGGGGGATATCGAGCCCTTCCTGTACGGCAATCTTGAATCCGCGCGCCGTACGCTGGATGACCCGCGCATCACCTATATCGTGGACGATGGACGCCGCTATTTGAATGCGTACCCGGACGAAAAATTCGACCTGATTTCGATAGACCCCCTGCGCGAACACACGGCGGGGCATAATAATTTGTATTCCGAGGAGGCGCTGCGCATCTACCAGAACCACCTGACATCGAACGGCATCCTGTGCGCGTGGATGCAGGAAAAGCATATCGTCCCTCACACCACGGCGACGGTCTTTCCATTTGTGGACCAGTTCCGATCCGAGTTCATGATCGCCGGCAACAACCCGATCGTCTATCACGCCGGCTATATGGAACAGGCCGCGGAAAGCTACAAGGTGCTGACCGGGGAACTCTACGGTCCGGGCGGGGGGATCACCCTGTCCATTGATTCCACCCTGGATACCTTCCTGCGCAGCCGCGAGCAAATCCTAGAGGATGAAAAGGGAATGCCCATCCTCAGGGACCTGCACCCGCGGCTGGAATATTATTTCCTTGTGAAGCCGGTCCCGCAAAATATACCAACAAACCCTGATCAGGTCGAAAATTTCAAGAACAGAATTCAGAGATAG
- a CDS encoding NAD-binding protein — protein sequence MKSFPSHLYFFLRNRPARRNVANLIRFFAILAGLVTLYSIVFHYIMAFEGRAYSWITGFYWTLTVMSTLGFGDITFESDLGRIFSSIVLLSGVVFLLILLPFTFIEFFYVPWTKAQAESRAPGKLPPETRNHIILTALDPIARSLIKKLEQYEYDYVLLMSDINEALTLNDQGYQVMVGDLDSPATYERARAQNAQMVVTTRNDMINTNVAFTVREFTQQVPVIATANSPASVDILELAGCNQVLQIADMLGLALARRVHGHDRLTHVIGNFDRLFIVESTVKNTGIDGKTLRENRLRENLGITVLGVWERGEFKLAGADTRITPGMVLVMAGTGESIQQFNQTYYHEDRTPHAPVIIIGGGRVGRAAGRGVGERGLDYRIVEQQAERNRNPEKYIIGNAADLEVLRQAGIQDAPSVIVTTHDDDTNIYLTIYCRRLRPDIQIISRATRERNVPTLQRAGADFVMSYASLGSNAILNLLDKRSVLMVAEGLDVFRMKVPPLLAGRSLAEAQIRERTGCTVIAIQNGGDMNFKLDPHAPLQSGHELIMIGTITAEKQFIKMFKRKS from the coding sequence ATGAAATCCTTCCCATCCCATCTATATTTCTTTTTACGCAACCGTCCGGCGCGGAGAAATGTCGCCAACCTGATCCGCTTCTTTGCCATCCTGGCTGGACTCGTCACGCTGTACAGCATCGTCTTCCATTACATCATGGCATTCGAAGGACGCGCATACAGTTGGATCACCGGCTTCTATTGGACGTTGACGGTCATGTCCACGCTGGGGTTTGGCGATATCACCTTCGAATCGGACCTGGGGCGGATTTTTTCCAGCATTGTCCTGCTGAGCGGCGTGGTCTTTTTGCTGATCCTGCTCCCGTTCACGTTCATCGAATTTTTCTACGTACCGTGGACCAAGGCGCAAGCCGAATCACGGGCGCCAGGCAAACTGCCGCCGGAAACCCGCAACCACATCATCCTGACTGCGCTTGACCCCATCGCCCGCTCGCTCATCAAAAAACTGGAACAATATGAATATGACTATGTACTGTTAATGTCCGACATCAATGAAGCGCTGACCCTGAACGACCAGGGGTATCAGGTCATGGTCGGTGACCTCGACTCGCCGGCAACTTATGAAAGGGCGCGCGCGCAAAACGCCCAGATGGTCGTGACCACACGTAATGACATGATCAACACGAACGTTGCCTTTACTGTGAGGGAATTCACCCAGCAGGTGCCGGTCATCGCCACCGCCAACTCGCCCGCCTCGGTTGACATTCTCGAGCTGGCGGGCTGTAACCAGGTCCTGCAGATCGCCGACATGCTGGGGTTGGCGCTGGCGCGGCGGGTGCATGGACACGACCGCCTGACCCATGTGATCGGCAACTTTGACAGATTGTTTATTGTTGAATCCACCGTAAAAAATACCGGCATCGATGGAAAGACCCTGCGCGAAAACCGCCTGCGTGAAAACCTTGGGATTACCGTGCTGGGCGTCTGGGAACGAGGCGAGTTCAAACTGGCCGGAGCCGATACGCGTATCACGCCGGGCATGGTGCTTGTCATGGCAGGCACCGGGGAAAGCATCCAGCAGTTCAACCAGACCTATTACCACGAAGACCGCACACCGCATGCGCCGGTCATCATCATCGGCGGTGGACGCGTGGGCAGGGCTGCCGGGCGCGGGGTGGGAGAGCGCGGATTGGACTACCGCATTGTGGAGCAGCAGGCGGAACGCAACCGAAACCCGGAAAAATACATCATTGGCAACGCCGCCGACCTGGAGGTCCTGCGCCAGGCGGGCATCCAGGATGCGCCATCGGTGATCGTCACCACCCATGACGACGACACCAACATCTACCTGACCATCTATTGCCGCCGCCTGCGCCCGGACATCCAGATCATCAGCCGCGCCACACGCGAACGCAACGTACCCACCCTGCAGCGCGCCGGGGCGGACTTCGTCATGTCCTATGCGTCACTGGGGTCGAACGCCATTCTGAACCTGCTGGATAAAAGAAGCGTCCTGATGGTGGCCGAAGGTCTGGATGTATTCCGCATGAAAGTTCCCCCCTTGCTTGCCGGGCGCAGCCTCGCGGAAGCCCAGATCCGCGAACGGACGGGATGCACGGTTATCGCCATCCAGAACGGCGGGGATATGAACTTCAAGCTCGATCCCCATGCGCCTTTGCAGTCCGGGCATGAGCTGATCATGATCGGCACGATTACCGCTGAAAAACAGTTTATTAAGATGTTCAAAAGAAAGTCATAA